In Effusibacillus pohliae DSM 22757, the DNA window CATAAAATTCAGCTTCACCCAAGGAAATTCCGGATATTCATGCAGATGGAAAACCAGGGCGCATGCCCTGGTCCGGGTACGCCTTTCAGGAGTCGGTTAGCGATTTTGTTTGGCCATCGCCTCTTCCGCAATCTCAATCGCGCGCTTGACCATGTTCCCCGCGTCCACGGCCCGGATATACTTCCAGCCTTCCTGTTGAACAGTGTCATAAAAGCCGAGTTCCTTGGCCAATTCCACTTTCAACTCGTCCGACATGATCCCGCGGCGTCGAGCCATCGTCATCGCCTCCTTGGCTGTGGCGTACACCAGTAGTATGAAACAATGGCAAAAGAAAAATGCTTCCGCTGCCGGAAGCATTTCCCCATACTCCTATCGATATTATCCCTGTACGTAAGTAACCCGGATGTGTTCATTATCTCTGCAGACCGTCAGTTCGACGGTTTCCGTAAGGATATCCGCATAGCTGTAAGACACGCGTTTAAAAGAGTTGCCGTTGTTCTCGAGCTTCACAACGAAAACGGACGGATACGTTTCCTCAAGCACACCCATCCGTTCGATCGTCTTGCGACGCCCTCCGTTGGCCCGAAGCAAGATTCTCTCTCCGATAAATCCGTCGAGATTCCGTTTAATCTCGCTGAGAGGGTTTTTCGTTGCCATTCGACACCACCTCTTTCCATGACAAGTATATCACCGGAAATAGGTTATGTCAAATCAAGTCAAATATTATAGCAACGCTTTCAAATCCTTGTCAATGGGGCTTTTGTCGCCTGATTCGATTTTTTTCACCCGTCCAACACCCAAAGTTCCAATTTTCCCAATTTTCCACTGTATTTCATTTTCCCTATCAGCGCGAACTTCGCGGCAGTCCCAGCCGGAATTTCCCCCTTGACTCGAGCCCTCCCAGCCCTTCCGTGCCGGTAATCGTCGATTGGACGATGTCATAAATGTTAATGGTTTGATTGATCGGGGTATAGGCGATTTTTTCGGCAACCAGCACCGGGTCCAAGGCGTGTATCAGGATCCGCTTCGGAGACGAGGCAAAATTGGCACCGGCGTCCAAAATCGCTTCATAGTGAGACTGGCAAGCCCCGGCAAAGATCACCAGTTCATCGAGACTTCGTTCATACTTGCGGGCCACTTGCACCGCCTTGATAAAATTTTCCGAATTCCGGTAATTGTAGAGGTTCATGTCATCCTGACCTTTCCGAATCAGTCCGTCATGGCCGGTGATCACCAGAATGTCAGGATGGTACGCTTCAAGAAAATGGGGCAACACCTCGGCCATCCGCGATTCACTGACGTGATGGCCGTTCGCCTGCAGCCCCAATTCCTCGTAAAACAGCATACATTTATTCAGATAAGAGCCGTCTCCATCAAGATGGAGAATCCGCCCCGGACGTTCGTAAAACTCCTTGCCCTCCTGCAATTTGATCCCGGAGCGAAGCATCTGCTTCTCCTTGTCCACCAGCCGCCGCATCCGGATCAAGCGCAGGCTGTCCGCCTCCTGGCGCGAGTGCTGCAGCATGTAGGACTGCCATTCCGCATCCGCCACCCGCTCCAGATCTTCGAACGGAGCGTCTGCCAAAAGCCGTACTTCCATGCCCTTTAACGTGGCAATCCGCGTCGCGGGATCGACATCGATGATAATAAAAAAAACGTCTTTGCCATATGATTTACGGGCAACCCGGTCACCGACCCTCCACATACGCATCCCTCCGCAACTCAACTAGGATATCGTAT includes these proteins:
- the yabG gene encoding sporulation peptidase YabG, which encodes MWRVGDRVARKSYGKDVFFIIIDVDPATRIATLKGMEVRLLADAPFEDLERVADAEWQSYMLQHSRQEADSLRLIRMRRLVDKEKQMLRSGIKLQEGKEFYERPGRILHLDGDGSYLNKCMLFYEELGLQANGHHVSESRMAEVLPHFLEAYHPDILVITGHDGLIRKGQDDMNLYNYRNSENFIKAVQVARKYERSLDELVIFAGACQSHYEAILDAGANFASSPKRILIHALDPVLVAEKIAYTPINQTINIYDIVQSTITGTEGLGGLESRGKFRLGLPRSSR
- a CDS encoding small, acid-soluble spore protein, alpha/beta type: MARRRGIMSDELKVELAKELGFYDTVQQEGWKYIRAVDAGNMVKRAIEIAEEAMAKQNR
- the veg gene encoding biofilm formation stimulator Veg; translated protein: MATKNPLSEIKRNLDGFIGERILLRANGGRRKTIERMGVLEETYPSVFVVKLENNGNSFKRVSYSYADILTETVELTVCRDNEHIRVTYVQG